A window of Ruania suaedae contains these coding sequences:
- a CDS encoding D-alanine--D-alanine ligase family protein, giving the protein MSEHSADPLDVFILAGGLSHEREVSVRSGRRVAEALRAAGASATVHDLDAGLLEHLQQARPDVVWPLLHGSTGEDGAVRDLLSLADVAFVGSDSAGARSTWFKPVAKSLMERAGARTPASVTLPQSLFRQVGAAAVLGRVLERLPLPLVVKPAAGGSALGVTVVTEAAELPQAMVHCFSYGETALIEQAIQGRELAVSVIDTGDGPRALPAVEIVTDGPYDYDARYNAGRTEYFAPARLTPEQLDAAHRLAVLAHQQLGLAQLSRTDLIVDDAGTPWFLESNVAPGMTETSLFPQAVHAAGLSTDALYLDLAREGARG; this is encoded by the coding sequence TCCGTGCGGTCCGGGCGGAGGGTGGCCGAGGCCCTGCGCGCCGCCGGCGCCTCGGCCACCGTGCACGATCTCGACGCCGGCCTGCTGGAGCACCTCCAGCAGGCCCGTCCGGACGTCGTCTGGCCGCTCCTGCACGGCAGCACCGGAGAGGACGGCGCCGTCCGTGACCTGCTGTCGCTGGCGGACGTGGCGTTCGTCGGCTCGGATTCGGCGGGTGCGCGCAGTACGTGGTTCAAGCCGGTGGCCAAGTCCCTGATGGAGCGGGCCGGCGCTCGCACTCCCGCCTCGGTGACCCTGCCGCAGAGCCTGTTCCGCCAGGTCGGCGCGGCAGCGGTGCTGGGCCGCGTGCTGGAGCGGCTGCCGCTCCCGCTGGTGGTGAAGCCGGCGGCAGGCGGCTCCGCCCTCGGCGTCACGGTGGTCACGGAGGCGGCGGAACTGCCGCAGGCGATGGTGCACTGCTTCTCCTACGGGGAGACCGCACTGATCGAACAGGCCATCCAGGGCCGCGAGCTCGCGGTCTCGGTGATCGACACCGGCGACGGACCGCGGGCACTTCCCGCGGTCGAGATCGTCACCGACGGCCCCTACGACTACGACGCCCGCTACAACGCCGGCCGTACCGAGTATTTCGCCCCCGCACGGCTGACACCGGAGCAGCTCGACGCCGCGCACCGGCTGGCCGTGCTCGCGCACCAGCAGCTCGGCCTGGCGCAGCTCTCGCGTACCGACCTGATCGTCGACGACGCGGGCACGCCCTGGTTCCTGGAGTCGAACGTCGCCCCCGGGATGACCGAGACCAGCCTGTTCCCGCAGGCCGTCCACGCCGCCGGGCTCTCGACTGACGCGCTGTACCTGGACCTGGCCCGGGAGGGCGCGCGGGGCTGA
- a CDS encoding ParB/RepB/Spo0J family partition protein, protein MTERRRGLGRGLGALIPTGASGAQRPVDVFFPEQHKPAPPTSEDEATADGDAPASASERMLADLEAQEAGNAGTATSAPSRNGTSAPSTPSDDDAGALEDVASTARPAPGAAVTGESDRRSTGTDTATHDQAPDPDGLVAVPGARFAEVPIDSISPNALQPRQVFDDDDLNELASSIREVGVLQPVVVRPSGTDAEGASTYELIMGERRWRASRMAGQTTVPAIIRDTAQDDMLRDALLENLHRVQLNPLEEAAAYQQLLEDFDCTHDELATRIARSRPQISNTLRLLKLPPLVQRRVAAGVLSAGHARALLGLPDGAAMERLAQRIVAEGLSVRATEEIVTLGEDPMQPELRRRPRAGAHSAALGELASRLSDRFDTKVKVNLGQRKGHVSIEFASVQDLNRILGVIDPGDPGILREDEGSSNS, encoded by the coding sequence ATGACGGAGCGACGCCGTGGCCTGGGGCGCGGACTGGGCGCCCTCATCCCGACCGGGGCCTCAGGGGCCCAGCGTCCGGTCGATGTCTTCTTCCCCGAGCAGCACAAGCCCGCCCCACCCACGAGCGAGGACGAGGCGACCGCCGACGGGGACGCGCCGGCGAGCGCGAGTGAGCGCATGCTGGCCGATCTCGAGGCGCAGGAGGCCGGCAACGCCGGCACTGCTACCAGCGCGCCGTCCCGCAATGGCACCTCCGCCCCGAGCACCCCCTCCGACGACGACGCCGGTGCCCTCGAGGATGTGGCGTCGACCGCGCGGCCTGCTCCGGGCGCCGCCGTGACCGGAGAATCGGACCGTCGATCCACCGGCACCGACACCGCCACCCATGACCAGGCGCCGGACCCGGACGGGCTCGTAGCCGTACCGGGCGCCCGATTCGCCGAGGTCCCGATCGATTCGATCTCCCCCAACGCGCTGCAGCCCCGCCAGGTCTTCGACGACGACGATCTGAACGAGCTCGCCAGCTCGATCCGCGAGGTCGGGGTCCTCCAGCCGGTGGTGGTCCGCCCCTCGGGCACCGACGCCGAGGGCGCCAGTACCTATGAGCTCATCATGGGAGAGCGCCGCTGGCGCGCCTCCCGGATGGCCGGGCAGACGACCGTGCCGGCGATCATCCGGGACACCGCCCAGGACGACATGCTCCGGGACGCGCTGCTGGAGAACCTCCACCGGGTGCAGCTCAACCCGCTGGAGGAGGCCGCCGCCTACCAGCAGCTGCTGGAGGACTTCGACTGCACGCATGACGAGCTCGCCACCCGCATCGCCCGCTCGAGGCCGCAGATCAGCAACACCCTGCGCCTGCTCAAGCTCCCCCCGCTCGTGCAGCGGCGGGTGGCGGCCGGCGTGCTCAGCGCCGGCCACGCGCGCGCCCTGCTGGGCCTGCCCGACGGCGCAGCGATGGAACGTCTGGCCCAGCGCATCGTGGCCGAGGGTCTGAGTGTGCGGGCAACCGAGGAGATCGTCACCCTCGGTGAGGACCCGATGCAGCCCGAGCTGCGCCGTCGGCCGCGCGCCGGAGCCCACTCGGCGGCGCTCGGCGAACTCGCCTCCCGGCTCTCGGACCGGTTCGACACCAAGGTGAAGGTCAACCTGGGGCAGCGCAAGGGCCACGTCAGCATCGAGTTCGCCAGCGTGCAGGACCTCAACCGCATCCTCGGCGTCATCGACCCCGGCGACCCGGGCATCCTGCGCGAGGACGAGGGCAGCAGCAACAGCTGA
- a CDS encoding ParA family protein has translation MDDTTPLAAQLAQDARRRIELTGQKFPPPLQTRVFTVANQKGGVGKTTSSVNLAAALAQAGLRVLVIDNDPQGNASTALGIEHHSGTPSTYDVLINDTPLEEVVQESEAIPGLFCAPATIDLSGAEIELVSLVARENRLRNALASYLRGRSRRGEPRIDYVFVDCPPSLGLLTVNAFVTAREVIIPIQCEYYALEGLSQLLNNINLIRAHLNPALHVSTILLTMYDGRTNLAQQVAEEVREHFPEQTLRTAIPRSVRISEAPSYGQTVLTYDGGSTGALAYLEAAREIAQRGLQPLDAYAHAAAPTGAPDEGDQG, from the coding sequence ATGGATGACACCACGCCACTCGCCGCGCAACTGGCCCAGGACGCACGGCGCCGCATCGAGCTCACCGGTCAGAAGTTCCCACCCCCACTCCAGACGAGGGTGTTCACGGTGGCGAACCAGAAGGGTGGCGTGGGAAAGACCACGTCGTCCGTCAATCTCGCGGCGGCGTTGGCGCAGGCGGGCCTGCGTGTGCTCGTGATCGACAACGACCCGCAGGGGAATGCTTCCACGGCGCTGGGTATCGAACACCACAGCGGGACGCCGTCGACCTATGACGTGCTCATCAACGACACGCCCCTGGAGGAGGTCGTCCAGGAGTCCGAGGCCATCCCTGGGCTCTTCTGCGCTCCTGCGACCATCGACCTCTCGGGCGCCGAGATCGAGCTCGTGTCGCTCGTGGCCCGGGAGAACCGTCTGCGCAATGCCCTGGCCTCCTACCTCAGGGGGCGGTCACGCCGTGGTGAACCACGCATCGACTACGTCTTCGTCGACTGCCCGCCCAGCCTGGGCCTGCTCACGGTCAATGCCTTCGTGACCGCGCGTGAGGTCATCATCCCGATCCAGTGTGAGTACTACGCGCTGGAGGGACTCAGCCAGCTGCTCAACAACATCAATCTCATCCGCGCTCATCTCAATCCGGCGCTGCACGTCTCGACCATCCTGCTGACGATGTACGACGGCCGGACCAACCTTGCCCAGCAGGTCGCCGAGGAGGTGCGGGAGCACTTCCCGGAGCAGACCCTGCGCACCGCGATCCCGCGTTCGGTGCGGATCTCGGAGGCGCCGTCCTATGGTCAGACAGTGCTGACCTACGACGGTGGGTCGACGGGAGCGCTCGCCTACCTCGAAGCGGCTCGCGAGATCGCCCAGCGCGGCCTGCAGCCCCTCGATGCGTACGCCCACGCAGCCGCGCCCACCGGGGCGCCCGATGAAGGAGACCAAGGATGA